The window CCTCCAGCACGCTTGGGGTGCCTGGTCGGCCCATCAGTGTCGGCCCATCGATGACCGAACCGAAAGAATTCGATTCCAAGCGGGCTGTTGATACGTTAGAATGTGAGTCATTCCTTCCGACTGCCACGCTCTCCTTGCCCACCTCGCACGCGCAGTCACCCGCCCACCTTCCCATCTCTGTCCACTCGAACATGCGCACGTTTGCTAGCCTGCCGGTCGCCATTGCATGGATCGTCGTCGGCTTCGTCGCCCTCGGGGTTGACGTTGTTGCCGCGGATTCGCCCGTTGCTGCGGATTCGCCCGTTGCTGCGGATTCGCCCGTTGCTGCGGATTCGCCCATTGTTGAAGAATCGCCCAGTGTCGGTGAAATACCGCAAACGTCCGTGGAGTTTGTGCACGATCACTGCATGGATTGCCACGACGGACCTGATGGTGAAGGGGGGCTTGATGTCAGCGCATTGGTGAGCAATCTCGATGACCCGCAGGATTATGACTCCTGGGTGCGCATCTACGACCGGATTGAAAAGGGGGAGATGCCCCCGCCAGAGGATGGCGGGTTAAGCCGCCGGGAGCTGAAGTCGTTTCTGCCTGCCACCGGGGATGCCCTCAACGACGCTGCGCGAAGGTATCGTCTGCGCGACGGGCGGGTTCAAGGTCGCCGGCTGACTAATATGCAGCTGCAGAGCACATTGCAGGATCTACTTGGGATCGATGCACCCTTGGCGAGGTTGATGCCCCCGGAAACCCGTACCAGTGGCTTCGTCCATTTGGCGGATGCACAAACAATGTCTCATTTTCAGTTGCAGACTCATTTGCGGGTGGTCGACGCGGCCCTTGATGCGGCGATGGATCGGGCGATGGTGCCTCCCCGTGATTTGTCGCTCGACTACGGGCCGCCGAAAATCGCGAATAAGAAACCTGGTCGCCGCAATCGCGAACCCGAGCTCCGCGACGATCTCGCTGTGACTTGGTCGAGCGGTTTGATCTTCTACGGCCGTATTAACTCAACGACGGTTCCGCATTCAGGGTGGTATCGAATTACCGCGACGGCATCCGCCGTTCGGCCGACCGTCGGTCAATCGGCGAAAGAGACTTCGTTGGCAGCCGAGCCAGGGGTGTGGTGCAGTGTTCGCAGTGGTGAGTGTGTTTCCAGCGCTCCGTTATTGGACTGGATCGGCTCTTTCCGGGCGACCGAGCAGCCCCAGACGATGACATGGGATGCGTGGATTCCGGAGGGCCATATGCTGGAAATCCGCCCCGCCGACGTCACATTGCCGCGCGGACGCTTCGCAGGCGGTCAGGTTGGATTCGGTGAAGGTGAAGATCAGGACATTCCCGGTGTGGCTCTCCACCATCTCACCGTCGAGCAGATCCATCCGGGTGGTGATGTCAAAACAGTTCGTCGCAGACTGTTTGGGTCAGATACGCTCCGCTGGGACAAAGCAGCCAAACGCAGCCTGCCGGATGTCTCTGCCCTCAGCGATGGCGAAATTGAGCAGCGACTCGCTGAGCAGGTCGAACAGTTTTCCCAGCGAGCGTTT of the Allorhodopirellula heiligendammensis genome contains:
- a CDS encoding DUF1592 domain-containing protein — protein: MRTFASLPVAIAWIVVGFVALGVDVVAADSPVAADSPVAADSPVAADSPIVEESPSVGEIPQTSVEFVHDHCMDCHDGPDGEGGLDVSALVSNLDDPQDYDSWVRIYDRIEKGEMPPPEDGGLSRRELKSFLPATGDALNDAARRYRLRDGRVQGRRLTNMQLQSTLQDLLGIDAPLARLMPPETRTSGFVHLADAQTMSHFQLQTHLRVVDAALDAAMDRAMVPPRDLSLDYGPPKIANKKPGRRNREPELRDDLAVTWSSGLIFYGRINSTTVPHSGWYRITATASAVRPTVGQSAKETSLAAEPGVWCSVRSGECVSSAPLLDWIGSFRATEQPQTMTWDAWIPEGHMLEIRPADVTLPRGRFAGGQVGFGEGEDQDIPGVALHHLTVEQIHPGGDVKTVRRRLFGSDTLRWDKAAKRSLPDVSALSDGEIEQRLAEQVEQFSQRAFRRPTEREELSPFIDFTTSTWRQARSGGDDIASAYVQAVRAGYRAILCSPRFLYLCEYTDPDGQLDDWAVASRLSYFLCGSMPDDELFDAASAGELHAPAQLQEHTNRLLASRRGQRFIANFADQWLDLVDIDFTEPDRRLFRDFDLVVQNAMLAETHLFLQKLLDEDLPMARLIDADATFLNERLARYYDLEFDQIASDASLDGEMRYVSLDRSSHRGGLLSHGSILKVTANGNDTSPILRGIWVCERLFGEEIPPPPSNVPAVEPDIRGATTIRELLAKHESNASCAACHKSFDPPGFALEVFDAGGQWRERYLQIQGGKYKPGPRVDPSHTMVDGQSFQTFTEFRRLVAANDERLAANLAAQLLVFATGAKIQFSDRPVLDRIVEQASETDYGFRSILHAVVASDTFLNK